The following nucleotide sequence is from Cytobacillus luteolus.
ATAATCAGTTTGTAACCTGAGTAATGAATCCTTTACAACGGATTTAATATAGTCTTTTGATGGATCCCATGACCAACCTTTTTTGCTAGTATTCCAGCGGTTTCCTACTTTAGTGGCAAGGATAATATCTTTGCGTTTACTTTTAATTGCTCGTCCAACAAATTCTTCATTTACTCCGAAGTCATAAAGGTCAGCTGTATCAAGATAATTAATCCCTGAATCTGTCGCTTTATGTATAATTTCTGAAGCTTGTTTTTCTTCTTTACCAAGTGACATGCAGCCTAACCCAAGCTCACTAACAATAAGGTCAGAGTTTCCAATTTGCCTAGTTTTCATTTTTAAACCACTCCTTGAAAGCAATTGTAAGTGAGACAAGAATTAAATACAAATAATGAGTTTAATCAGTATGAATTCCATTTTTCTTACTTGTTCTTTGTTGATGATGGAGGGACATTTCACTAGATTGAATCCATTCCTGTACCGTATCAAACTGTTTACTGTATTCTTTTAACTTAGCCCGAATCTCCCACGCCTTACCTACTAAGGTAATTCCATTGTGTGTAATATATATTTTCACCCAGAGATCCTCCCCGTAATTGCAAGTGTTTTTAAATGATATGGTAGAATGTATGTGGCAATAATAATGATTAGAACGAGGAGATGATTAAATGGACCACTTAATAGAAAAGACCATATCTAAGGAGATATTATATAAAGGGAAGGTAATAAATCTTCAAATTGAGGATGTTGAGTTACCAAACGGAAAAACAAGTAAACGGGAAATAATAAAACACCCTGGTGCAGTCGCTATCCTTGCAATAACAGATGAAAATAGAATCGTAATGGTGCAACAATATCGCAAGGCGCTAGAACGTGTCATTGTCGAAATTCCTGCTGGTAAGTTAGAGCCTGGAGAAAAGCCCGAAATAACTGCATTAAGAGAGTTAGAAGAAGAAACAGGCTATGAGTGCAAAACATTAAGTCATTTAATTTCCTTTTATACATCCCCTGGATTTGCAGATGAAATCATTCACTTATATATTGCGAGAGGTCTAACGAAAAAAGAGCAATCTGCAGACCTAGATGAAGACGAATTTTTAGATGTTTTAGAAGTAACACTAGAGGATGCAGAAAAGCTTATCGCGGCAAAAAAGATATACGATGCGAAAACAGCATATGCAGTCCAATTTTTACAATTGAAAAAGGCACTAGGCGATTAAGATGCAAAGTTATTATGTAGATTTACATATTCACATAGGTAGAACAGCTACAGGAAAGCCGGTTAAAATTACGGGAGCAAAATCACTAACGATTGAAAATATTTTAGTTGAAGCGACAGAAATCAAGGGAATGGATATGATAGGAGTGATTGACTGTCATGTGCCTGAAGTCCTCGATGAACTTTCAATACTTATTAATAAAGGTGAAGTATTTGAATGGGATGAAGGTGGACTAAGATTTCAAGATGTAACGCTAATTTTAGGAGCAGAAATTGAAATCAATGACGACAATTGTAAAGGACCTATACATGTATTAGCCTTTATGCCTACGATTGACAAAATGCGTGAGTTTTCAGTGTGGCTATCTGAAAGACAAAAAAATATCACATTGAGCTCTCAGCGTATCTATGAAACTGGATTAAACCTACAACAAAAGGTTAAAGAATTAGGTGGTCTTTTTATTCCAGCACATGTTTTTACCCCACACAAGAGCCTATATGGGAAAGGTGTTAATCATACGCTAACCGAAGTGTTTGATCCAACCATGATTGATGCAATAGAGTTAGGACTCAGCTCTAATACGGAGATGGCAGATCAAATATCAGAATTACATTCGTACACGTTCATCTCTAATTCTGATGCTCATTCTCTTCCGAAAATCGCTAGGGAATATCAGGTCATTGCAATGGAGACTCCAACTTTTGCTGAGCTTAAAAAGGCCTTGCATAAAGAGGAAGGAAGAGGAGTCATTGCAAATTACGGACTAGATCCAATACTGGGGAAATATCATCGAACCACTTGTGAAAAGTGCTTTCATTTAATTGATGATTATCTAATAGAAACATGCCCTAATTGTAGCCATAAAGGAATTATTAAAGGAGTCTATGATCGACTCCAAGAACTAAAGAATACAGAAGAAGAGAACCCAAATAGACCACCCTACATCCACCAGGTACCATTGGAATTCATACCTGGTTTAGGTTCGAAGACTCTAAATAAGCTTAGAGACTATTTTAAAACGGAAATGGCAATCATTCATGAGGCACCAGAAGATGCACTTTTATCTGTGGTTAAAAAACCAATTGTTGATACGATTTTAAAAGCAAGAAGTGGACAGCTTTCCATACATGCTGGAGGTGGAGGCAAATACGGTAAAGTAAAATCCCTTGAGTAAATCAGCTCAAGGGATTATTTTTATTTAATTTTTGAAAACACACAAGTATCTCTTAATGTGCCATCAACTGCGAGGTCATCATTTCGTAGGATTCCCTCGAGTGTATACCCCGCACGTTCAGCAACATTCCTACTATTAATATTAAGAGAGTCACAGCGAATTTCTACCCTTTTTGCATTAAGCTCTTCAAAAGCAAAGTTTGTTACTCCAACTACAGTTTCTGTAATATACCCCTGTTTTGCATGTCGAGAATCAATCCAATAACCGATTTCAAATTTCGGAAGGTCCCAATTAATTCGATGTAGACCAGTAGACCCAATGAACTGACAGGTTTCTTTATGAAAAATAAGAAGACGTAGATCCTTACGTAATAAAAAGTTAGCATGAGCTTCACGAATGTTAGCCTCAGTTTCCTCTAGCTTTGGCTCTTTTTGGGCAAAGGGCATCCACGGTTGTAACTCATTCATTGAAGCTCTTATTGCTTCGTTTACTGCCTTTCCATCACCAGGTAAAGGCATGCGGATAATTAGCCTATCAGTCGTTATTTCTGTAGGGAAATCTAGTAAAATTGGATTCATACTATCACCACTCTTCAAGTTTTTTGGAATTATAGCATGTATTTGGAAATTTTGTAACTAGTTTTTTAGATTTATCAAATTAACCTGTCATACATAAATTGATTAATTCATAGAATCAAGTAAGAGAATGATAGGAGGAGACATAATGAAAAAGCAGCAGCCACTTAAAGCAGCAATAATCTCACATGTTCGAGAACATTCCTCGATTTATATATTTATTACGGTCTTATTTCTAATGGGTGTAATCTTTGGTGCTATTGTCGTTAATAGTTTAAATTTTAGTCAAAAACAGGATCTTTATTATTATTTAAGTCGTTTTTTTGGACAAGTATCAGAGGGGAGTTTTGCGAATAGTACAGATATGTTTAAGCAAAGCTTTCTTCATAATATAAAATATGTGGGGCTTATGTGGATCCTCGGTATTTCTATTATAGGATTGCCAGTCATTCTTGTATTGTTATTTCTGAAAGGAGTCGTCGTTGGATTTACAGTGGGTTTTCTTGTAAATCAAATGGGCTTTGATGGATTTATATTGTCTTTTGTTTCAGTTCTTCCACAAAATCTATTAATTATTCCTGCTTTTATCGTTATTGGAACAGTAGCAGTTGCCTTCTCGTTAAAGATGATACGCCAACAATTTATGAAAAGGGCAAATGAGCCAATCTTTCCGTTACTAACACGCTATGCAATGTTAATGGTCGGTGTAGCATTAGTATTAATGACTGCCTCTGCATTTGAAGCATTTGCTTCACCAACTTTAATGAAAGGCGTTATTGATATGATTAATAATCAATAATAACTATTTATAAAGAAAAAGTATTTTTCCTACATTATAATTAATTTTATTTGGACAGTTCCTTTTCTTCTGTTATAATAAGTAAGGTAACGGCGAGGGAGGAATAGGTACATGGAACAAAGAATTGATAGAATAAAGAAGCAGTTGCACTCTTCTAGCTATAAGCTCACACCTCAACGTGAGGCGACTGTTCGAGTACTTCTTGAACATGAAGAGGATCATTTGAGCGCAGAAGATGTATACCTCCTCGTTAAAGAAAAGTCGCCAGAAATCGGATTAGCAACTGTATATAGAACACTTGAGTTATTAACCGAATTAAAAATTGTCGATAAAATAAATTTTGGTGATGGTGTTTCACGCTATGATTTACGCCAAGAAGGTGCAGCACACTTCCATCATCATCTCGTTTGCATTGAATGCGGGGCAGTTGATGAAATCCAAGATGATCTTTTAGAGGATGTTGAAGTAATCGTAGAAAGAGACTGGAACTTTAAAATTAAAGATCACCGTCTAACTTTCCACGGCATATGCCACCGTTGTCACGATAAAGTAGAAAATGAAGAAGAGAATAAAGATGATCAGTAAAAACCTTTTCTAATTAGAAAAGGTTTTTTCTTTTTAGACGTATAAAACTCGTCCCATTTGGCATATCTTCTAATATATATTATGTTTGGCTTTTTGGAGGCGACTATGAGAAAAACAGTACGGATGATGTTTGAAACAACTAAAGTATTTATCTTGTTTACGGGCTGCACGATTTTGTTTTATTATGGTATTATGTGGATTAACGAGGAATATTCAAATTACCATCGTTATGACGAACCAAAAGGTTCAGCTGTGAAAGTGGCATCAATGATAGAGGAAGAAGATAGTTCGTGGTTAAACCGATTGCTATTTTTTTATCACTTTGGGGAGTAATGTCTTTTGAAAGCTCATATAAACAAATTTATTCAATACCTAGTCGATGAGAGAAGACTAGCAGAAAACACGGTAATTTCATATAAACGAGATTTATCTAAATACGTTGACTATCTTATAAAACATGAAGAGATTGAATACCTTGATCATGTAAATAGAATTCAAATTCTTCACTTTTTGCAATATCTTAAGGACACAGGAAGTTCAGCAAAAACGATAGCACGACACATAGCGTCCATTCGTTCATTTCACCAGTATCTATTACGTGTTAGGATTACCAAAGAAGATCCGACAGTTCAAATAGAAACACCTAAAATGGAAAGGAATTTACCAAAAGTACTATCTTTATCTGAGGTAGAAGCCTTGCTAGAGGCACCTGATATAAATTCGCCATTGGGGTTACGAGACAAAGCAATTCTTGAAATGCTGTATGCTACAGGAATACGTGTAAGTGAGTTAACCAATCTAAATATTGAGGATGTACACTTGGAAATGGGGTTCATTCGTTGTATCGGTAAAGGCAACAAGGAACGAATTGTACCACTGGGAAAAGCTGCAAAAGAAGCAATTTATAATTATATAGAGAGAGGTAGACCAGAACTATTTAAAAATGATAGTTCACAAGCCCTATTTCTAAACCACAGAGGACAACGATTAACACGTCAAGGGTTCTGGAAGAATCTCAGGCAGATTGCAAGTAGTGCTGACGTTAAGAACGAGCTAACCCCGCATACTTTAAGACATTCTTTTGCTACACATTTGCTTGAAAATGGGGCAGATATACGAGCTGTTCAGGAAATGTTGGGGCACGCTGATATATCAACTACCCAAGTCTATACTAGAGTAACTAAGTCTAGGTTAAAAGATGTATACAATACATACCATCCAAGAGCATAAAAATAGATTAGTAGGTTAAAGTGATGCTGAATGTTCATAAATTCAGCATTTTTTATGTAATAGGAAGGTATTTATCTTGCCTTACATAGCCCGTACATCTTATACTCAAGATGTCAGACTTCCGACAAGTAAAACCTATACATATGTGGTTAAGTTGAACATCGAAAGGGAATATATAATTAATAAGATTAAAATAGGGGGTTTAGTATGTCTTCTTATACATATAAACGTGTCTTTCTAGTCGTTATGGATTCAGTAGGTATTGGTGAAGCACCAGATGCTGAAAAATTTGGTGATATTGGCTCAAATACATTAGGGCATATTGCAGAAAAAATGAATGGCTTGAAAATGCCGAATATGGAAAAACTCGGACTAGGTAATATTGGTGAGATTAAAGGAATAGAAAAGCAGCAGCAACCACTCGCATTTTATACGAAGATGCAGGAAGCTTCAAATGGAAAAGATACAATGACAGGACATTGGGAGCTAATGGGTCTACATATAGAGACTCCATTTCGTGTGTTTCCTGAAGGCTTTCCAAAAGAGCTTATTGATGAAATTGAAAGTAAGACAGGGCGTAAAGTGATTGGAAATAAGCCTGCTTCGGGAACTGAGATCCTAGATGAATTAGGAGCAGAGCATATGCAATCTGGTGCTTTGATCGTTTACACTTCAGCAGATTCAGTTTTACAAATTGCAGCACACGAAGAGGTAGTCCCACTAGAAGAACTGTATCAAATATGTGAGATTGCACGAGAATTGACTCTAGATGAAAAGTATATGGTAGGGCGTATTATTGCTCGTCCATTTATTGGGAATCCTGGAGAATTCCGAAGAACAGCAAACCGTCATGATTATGCCTTAAAGCCATTTGATAGAACAGTGATGAATGAGCTAAAAGACTCTGGTTATGATGTTATATCAATAGGGAAAATTGAAGATATCTATGATGGTGAAGGAATAACTAAAGCATTAAGAACAAAATCAAATATGGATGGTATGGATAAACTGGTGGATTCCTTAAAGATGGAATTTACTGGACTAAGTTTTTTAAATCTTGTTGATTTTGATGCGTTATATGGACACCGTAGGGATCCTATAGGTTACGGTAAAGCACTAGAGGAATATGATGCGAGGTTACCAGAAGTGTTTGAGTTATTAACAAACGATGATCTTCTTATTATTACAGCTGATCATGGAAATGATCCTACACATGAGGGGACGGACCATACACGTGAGTTTGTTCCACTCTTAATTTATAGTCCTAGAATGTCACAGGGAACAGAGATCCCTTCAAGAAAGACATTCGCAGACGTAGGTGCATCTATTGCTGATAATTTTAATGTGAAGGCTCCAAAGCATGGAGAAAGCTTCATTCATGAGTTAAACAGGGGGTAAAGAAGATGGATAAAAGTATAATTCAAAAATCAGCACAATTTCTACAATCAAAATTTCAACAAACGCCTGAAATAGGATTAATTCTTGGCTCAGGGCTTGGGGTTTTAGCGGATGAAATCGTGAACCCAACTAAAATTCCTTATAACGAAATTCCAGAATTTCCTGTCTCCACAGTGGAAGGACATGCAGGTCAATTAGTCTTTGGAACTTTACAAGGGAAAACAGTTGTTGCAATGCAAGGTCGTTTTCATTATTACGAAGGCTATTCGATGGATAAGGTAACTTTTCCAATTAGAGTAATGAAGGAATTGGGTGTTAGCACATTAATCGTTACGAATGCTGCTGGAGGGATCAACGAATCGTTCGAGCCAGGTGATTTAATGTTAATTACCGACCATATTAATAATACAGGACAAAATCCACTAATTGGACCTAATGATGGCGACTTAGGAGTACGTTTTCCAGATATGTCGGAAGCATATTCAAAAGAATTGCGTCAGTTGGCGAAAAAGGTTGCATCAGATTTACAGATTAACTTGAAAGAGGGAGTATATGTAGGGAATACCGGTCCGACCTATGAAACTCCAGCAGAAATTAGAATGCTACGAACAAATGGTGGAGATGCAGTGGGAATGTCTACCGTTCCAGAGGTTATTGTAGCTCGCCATGCTAAGCTAAATGTTCTCGGCATTTCCTGCATATCAAATATGGCTGCAGGAATACTTGATCAACCATTGACTCATGATGAAGTAATTGAAACAACAGAAATGGCCAAAGCTAATTTCCTAGCTTTTGTAAAACAAATTATTAATGAGCTTTAAACTAATTGAGGTGACAGATAATGCGAATGGTTGATTTAATAGAAAAAAAGCGTGATGGACATGCGTTAACAAAGGAAGAAATATCATTTATTATCAATGAATATACAAAAGGAAACATTCCTGACTATCAGATGAGTGCTTTTACAATGGCTGTCTATTTTCAAGGAATGACAGAGCAAGAACGTGCAGATTTGACACTTGCAATGGTTCATTCTGGAGATACAATTGATTTATCAAAAATCGAAGGAATTAAGGTAGATAAGCATAGTACAGGAGGGGTTGGCGATACTACCACTCTTGTTCTTGCCCCGCTTGTAGCAGCCGTTGGTGTGCCTGTAGCAAAAATGTCTGGTCGTGGTTTAGGTCACACCGGAGGAACAATTGATAAACTTGAGGCAGTAGCTGGTTTTCATGTTGAGATTGATAATGAGGAATTTATCCGATTAGTCAATAAGAACAAAGTAGCTGTCATTGGTCAAAGTGGAAATCTAACTCCTGCTGATAAGAAGTTATATGCACTAAGAGACGTTACTGCCACAGTTAATAGTATTCCGTTAATTGCTAGCTCAATCATGAGCAAAAAAATAGCTGCTGGCGCAGACGCAATCGTATTAGATGTAAAAACAGGTGCAGGTGCCTTCATGAAGGACTTGGAAGAGGCGAGAGAATTAGCAAAAGCGATGGTTGATATCGGGAATAATGTAGGACGACAAACGATGGCAGTTATCTCAGACATGAGTCAGCCACTTGGTTTTGCAATTGGTAATTCACTAGAAGTAAAAGAGGCTATTGATACACTAAGAGGGAATGGCCCGTCTGATCTTGAAGAGCTATGTCTCACACTAGGAAGTCATATGGTTGTTCTGGCGAAAAAAGCAACATCTACAGAAGAAGCGAGGTCAATGCTTAAAGAAGCAATATCTTCAGGGAAAGCATTGGATACCTTAAAACTATTCCTAAGCGCTCAAGGCGGAGATGCATCTGTTGTAGATGACCCAAGTAAACTGCCACAAGCCAAATACATAGTTGAGCTTGAAGCACAAGAGGCAGGTTATGTATCTGAAATCATTGCTGATTCAATCGGAACAGCAGCAATGTTACTTGGAGCAGGTAGAGCAACTAAAGAATCAACAATTGACTTGGCAGTTGGCTTAGAACTTAGAAAAAAAATTGGGGACGAAGTAGCCCAAGGTGAATCCCTTGTAACAATTCATAGTAACTTTGAAAATGTTCAAGAGGTAAAAGACAAACTTTATGCAAGTATCAAAATATCTTCAAACAAAGTAGAAGTTCCACCTTTAGTTTATGACAGAATTTTAGAATAATTTCTCCTTGAGGAAGCTGAGTATCTTTCAGCTTCTTTTTTTTGTGTATTTTGTATAATTTTGAGTTTGTTGGAAAAAATGGGATTGTATAAAGATTGGAGGGTTTGGAGATGAAACGTCTACTAACAAGTTTGTTATTCATTTCGTTAATCGTTTATAGCAGTACCCCATTCGCTTTTGCTGAAGAAAATACGTCTGTTGACCTAGCACCACAAGCAAAATCGGCTATTTTGATTGAACGTGATACTGGTGCAATCCTCTATGACAAAAATAGCCATGAAAAGCTTCCTCCTGCAAGTATGACAAAAATCATGACCATGGTATTGATTATGGAGGCTATTGATAAAGGCAATCTTACTTGGGAAGAAAAAATCCGCACAAGTGAGCATGCTGCATCAATGGGAGGCTCTCAGATTTTCCTAGAAGCTGGAGAAGAAATGACTACAGAGGAAATGATGAAAGGTATCGCAATTGCTTCCGGTAATGATGCATCTGTTGCAATGGCCGAAAGACTAGCTGGCTCTGAAGAGGCATTCGTCGAAATGATGAATAAAAAAGCAGAAGAGCTTGGGTTGAAAAATACAGTTTTCAAAAACCCAACAGGCTTACCAGCGGAAGGCCACTACAGTACAGCACATGACATGGCAATGATGGCAAAGGAATTACTAAAATACGAAGGAATTACAAAGTTCACTGGTAAATATGAAGATTACTTAAGAAATGATACCGATAAAAAGTTTTGGCTTGTTAATACAAATCGATTGGTTAAGTTTTATCCAGGAGTAGATGGTGTAAAAACAGGATTTACAAGTGAAGCAAAGTATTGCTTAACAGCAACTGCCCAGAAGAATAATATGAGGTTAATTAGTGTAGTGTTTGGTGCACCAACACCTAAGGATCGAAATGCCCAAATTACAAAGATGTTAGACTATGGATTCAGTCAATATAAGACACATCCAATGTATGAGCGTAATCAGGTAGTTTCAGATACGAAGGTTAGCAAAGGTAGTAAGAAGAAAATTAATTTAGTAACTTCTGAGCAAATCTCAGTTCTAACCAAGAAAGGTGAAAACATTGATGATGTTGTTCAAGAGGTTGTTGTGGATGAAAAAATCAATGCACCTATCAAAAAAGGTGACAAGCTTGGAACACTATTGCTCAAGAAAAACGATAAGGTTATAAGTGAAAGTCCTCTTATTGCGGAAGAAGACATCGATAGTGCTAGCTGGTGGAAATTATTTAAGCGAACTGTTGGGTCATTCACA
It contains:
- a CDS encoding NUDIX domain-containing protein — encoded protein: MDHLIEKTISKEILYKGKVINLQIEDVELPNGKTSKREIIKHPGAVAILAITDENRIVMVQQYRKALERVIVEIPAGKLEPGEKPEITALRELEEETGYECKTLSHLISFYTSPGFADEIIHLYIARGLTKKEQSADLDEDEFLDVLEVTLEDAEKLIAAKKIYDAKTAYAVQFLQLKKALGD
- a CDS encoding endonuclease Q family protein, which codes for MQSYYVDLHIHIGRTATGKPVKITGAKSLTIENILVEATEIKGMDMIGVIDCHVPEVLDELSILINKGEVFEWDEGGLRFQDVTLILGAEIEINDDNCKGPIHVLAFMPTIDKMREFSVWLSERQKNITLSSQRIYETGLNLQQKVKELGGLFIPAHVFTPHKSLYGKGVNHTLTEVFDPTMIDAIELGLSSNTEMADQISELHSYTFISNSDAHSLPKIAREYQVIAMETPTFAELKKALHKEEGRGVIANYGLDPILGKYHRTTCEKCFHLIDDYLIETCPNCSHKGIIKGVYDRLQELKNTEEENPNRPPYIHQVPLEFIPGLGSKTLNKLRDYFKTEMAIIHEAPEDALLSVVKKPIVDTILKARSGQLSIHAGGGGKYGKVKSLE
- a CDS encoding GNAT family N-acetyltransferase, translated to MNPILLDFPTEITTDRLIIRMPLPGDGKAVNEAIRASMNELQPWMPFAQKEPKLEETEANIREAHANFLLRKDLRLLIFHKETCQFIGSTGLHRINWDLPKFEIGYWIDSRHAKQGYITETVVGVTNFAFEELNAKRVEIRCDSLNINSRNVAERAGYTLEGILRNDDLAVDGTLRDTCVFSKIK
- the spoIIM gene encoding stage II sporulation protein M; this encodes MKKQQPLKAAIISHVREHSSIYIFITVLFLMGVIFGAIVVNSLNFSQKQDLYYYLSRFFGQVSEGSFANSTDMFKQSFLHNIKYVGLMWILGISIIGLPVILVLLFLKGVVVGFTVGFLVNQMGFDGFILSFVSVLPQNLLIIPAFIVIGTVAVAFSLKMIRQQFMKRANEPIFPLLTRYAMLMVGVALVLMTASAFEAFASPTLMKGVIDMINNQ
- a CDS encoding Fur family transcriptional regulator → MEQRIDRIKKQLHSSSYKLTPQREATVRVLLEHEEDHLSAEDVYLLVKEKSPEIGLATVYRTLELLTELKIVDKINFGDGVSRYDLRQEGAAHFHHHLVCIECGAVDEIQDDLLEDVEVIVERDWNFKIKDHRLTFHGICHRCHDKVENEEENKDDQ
- a CDS encoding YqzK family protein, which encodes MRKTVRMMFETTKVFILFTGCTILFYYGIMWINEEYSNYHRYDEPKGSAVKVASMIEEEDSSWLNRLLFFYHFGE
- the xerD gene encoding site-specific tyrosine recombinase XerD, with the protein product MKAHINKFIQYLVDERRLAENTVISYKRDLSKYVDYLIKHEEIEYLDHVNRIQILHFLQYLKDTGSSAKTIARHIASIRSFHQYLLRVRITKEDPTVQIETPKMERNLPKVLSLSEVEALLEAPDINSPLGLRDKAILEMLYATGIRVSELTNLNIEDVHLEMGFIRCIGKGNKERIVPLGKAAKEAIYNYIERGRPELFKNDSSQALFLNHRGQRLTRQGFWKNLRQIASSADVKNELTPHTLRHSFATHLLENGADIRAVQEMLGHADISTTQVYTRVTKSRLKDVYNTYHPRA
- the deoB gene encoding phosphopentomutase codes for the protein MSSYTYKRVFLVVMDSVGIGEAPDAEKFGDIGSNTLGHIAEKMNGLKMPNMEKLGLGNIGEIKGIEKQQQPLAFYTKMQEASNGKDTMTGHWELMGLHIETPFRVFPEGFPKELIDEIESKTGRKVIGNKPASGTEILDELGAEHMQSGALIVYTSADSVLQIAAHEEVVPLEELYQICEIARELTLDEKYMVGRIIARPFIGNPGEFRRTANRHDYALKPFDRTVMNELKDSGYDVISIGKIEDIYDGEGITKALRTKSNMDGMDKLVDSLKMEFTGLSFLNLVDFDALYGHRRDPIGYGKALEEYDARLPEVFELLTNDDLLIITADHGNDPTHEGTDHTREFVPLLIYSPRMSQGTEIPSRKTFADVGASIADNFNVKAPKHGESFIHELNRG
- a CDS encoding purine-nucleoside phosphorylase, with the protein product MDKSIIQKSAQFLQSKFQQTPEIGLILGSGLGVLADEIVNPTKIPYNEIPEFPVSTVEGHAGQLVFGTLQGKTVVAMQGRFHYYEGYSMDKVTFPIRVMKELGVSTLIVTNAAGGINESFEPGDLMLITDHINNTGQNPLIGPNDGDLGVRFPDMSEAYSKELRQLAKKVASDLQINLKEGVYVGNTGPTYETPAEIRMLRTNGGDAVGMSTVPEVIVARHAKLNVLGISCISNMAAGILDQPLTHDEVIETTEMAKANFLAFVKQIINEL
- a CDS encoding pyrimidine-nucleoside phosphorylase, producing the protein MRMVDLIEKKRDGHALTKEEISFIINEYTKGNIPDYQMSAFTMAVYFQGMTEQERADLTLAMVHSGDTIDLSKIEGIKVDKHSTGGVGDTTTLVLAPLVAAVGVPVAKMSGRGLGHTGGTIDKLEAVAGFHVEIDNEEFIRLVNKNKVAVIGQSGNLTPADKKLYALRDVTATVNSIPLIASSIMSKKIAAGADAIVLDVKTGAGAFMKDLEEARELAKAMVDIGNNVGRQTMAVISDMSQPLGFAIGNSLEVKEAIDTLRGNGPSDLEELCLTLGSHMVVLAKKATSTEEARSMLKEAISSGKALDTLKLFLSAQGGDASVVDDPSKLPQAKYIVELEAQEAGYVSEIIADSIGTAAMLLGAGRATKESTIDLAVGLELRKKIGDEVAQGESLVTIHSNFENVQEVKDKLYASIKISSNKVEVPPLVYDRILE
- a CDS encoding D-alanyl-D-alanine carboxypeptidase family protein — its product is MKRLLTSLLFISLIVYSSTPFAFAEENTSVDLAPQAKSAILIERDTGAILYDKNSHEKLPPASMTKIMTMVLIMEAIDKGNLTWEEKIRTSEHAASMGGSQIFLEAGEEMTTEEMMKGIAIASGNDASVAMAERLAGSEEAFVEMMNKKAEELGLKNTVFKNPTGLPAEGHYSTAHDMAMMAKELLKYEGITKFTGKYEDYLRNDTDKKFWLVNTNRLVKFYPGVDGVKTGFTSEAKYCLTATAQKNNMRLISVVFGAPTPKDRNAQITKMLDYGFSQYKTHPMYERNQVVSDTKVSKGSKKKINLVTSEQISVLTKKGENIDDVVQEVVVDEKINAPIKKGDKLGTLLLKKNDKVISESPLIAEEDIDSASWWKLFKRTVGSFTKSE